Proteins from a genomic interval of Acidobacteriota bacterium:
- a CDS encoding deoxyhypusine synthase: MGEVKLPRKFVSRYPHKFSKGKQQFLRGRRILPSPVTGKETLPELIDGAFLAYNGGRLQEACRLFTEKMARPKVTVGMSLAGAMTPAGLGAAVVVPLIKAGLVDWIVATGANLYHDMHYAMNLPLYRGSPFSPDPELRRLGVVRIYDILLDYNDVLMATDHVLRQVLMQPEFQKEMGTTELHYLLGKYCAEFEEQTGRKDSSLLAAAYRAGVPCFCPSPGDSTIGMNVAGLELRKNALRINPSRDVNESTGIVLAAKRAGHKTGTLLIGGGSPKNFTLQTEPQIQEILRVKEEGHDYFIQFTDARPDTGGLSGATPQEAVTWGKVDPTQLPDAVVCYVDSTVAFPLLAHYALARSKPRKLKRLYDRLPEIMELVTEEYWKHNKTL; the protein is encoded by the coding sequence ATGGGCGAGGTCAAACTGCCCCGGAAGTTCGTGAGCAGGTATCCGCACAAATTCTCCAAGGGGAAACAGCAGTTTCTGCGGGGGCGCCGCATCCTCCCCTCGCCGGTCACGGGGAAGGAGACGCTGCCCGAACTGATCGACGGCGCCTTCCTGGCCTACAACGGGGGACGGCTCCAGGAAGCCTGCCGCCTCTTCACCGAGAAGATGGCCCGGCCGAAAGTGACCGTGGGCATGAGCCTGGCGGGGGCGATGACGCCGGCCGGGCTGGGCGCCGCGGTGGTGGTCCCCCTGATCAAGGCCGGGCTGGTGGACTGGATCGTGGCCACGGGGGCCAACCTCTACCACGACATGCACTACGCGATGAACCTCCCGCTCTACCGCGGGTCCCCCTTCTCCCCCGACCCGGAGCTCCGGCGCCTGGGCGTCGTGCGCATCTACGACATCCTGCTCGACTACAACGACGTCCTCATGGCCACCGACCACGTCCTGCGCCAGGTGCTGATGCAGCCCGAATTCCAGAAGGAGATGGGGACCACCGAGCTGCACTACCTCCTGGGGAAATACTGCGCGGAATTCGAGGAGCAGACCGGGCGCAAGGACAGTTCGCTCCTGGCCGCCGCCTACCGCGCCGGGGTCCCGTGCTTCTGCCCCTCCCCGGGCGATTCCACCATCGGCATGAACGTGGCCGGGCTGGAATTGCGCAAGAACGCGCTGCGCATCAACCCCTCGCGCGACGTCAACGAGAGCACCGGCATCGTGCTGGCCGCCAAGCGCGCGGGGCACAAGACCGGGACGCTGCTGATCGGCGGCGGTTCGCCCAAGAACTTCACCCTCCAGACGGAGCCGCAGATCCAGGAAATCCTCCGGGTCAAGGAGGAGGGGCACGATTACTTCATCCAGTTCACCGACGCGCGCCCCGACACGGGGGGCCTTTCCGGGGCCACCCCGCAGGAGGCGGTCACCTGGGGCAAGGTGGACCCGACGCAGCTCCCCGACGCCGTCGTCTGCTACGTCGACTCGACCGTGGCCTTCCCCCTCCTCGCGCACTACGCCCTCGCCCGCTCCAAACCGCGGAAGCTCAAGCGCCTCTACGACCGGCTTCCCGAAATCATGGAGCTGGTGACCGAGGAGTACTGGAAGCACAACAAGACCCTGTAA
- the ilvC gene encoding ketol-acid reductoisomerase, protein MALIDFGGVKEEVVTRKEFPMSRARKVLKGETIAVIGYGVQGPAQALNMKDNGFNVIIGQSKKYPKDWDRARKDGWVPGKTLFTIEEACERGTIIEMLVSDAAQRAIWPVVEERLAPGKALYFSHGFSIAYSKQTGVVPPKDVDVIMVAPKGSGTSLRRNFLSGAGINSSFAVEQDATGRARERCMALGIAVGSGYLFPTTFKKEVFSDLTGERGILMGALAGVMEAQYDVLRRHGHSPSEAFNETVEELTESLIRLVAENGMDWMYANCSATAQRGALDWLPKFKKAVKPVFAELYKRVASGEETKRVLQSCGKADYQKQLGKELKAMADSEMWRAGKATRALRPKEPAKKNIGVAKGTVGRASN, encoded by the coding sequence ATGGCGCTCATCGATTTTGGAGGCGTTAAGGAAGAGGTCGTTACGCGGAAGGAATTTCCCATGAGCCGCGCGCGCAAGGTGCTCAAGGGGGAGACGATCGCCGTCATCGGATACGGCGTTCAGGGCCCGGCGCAGGCCTTGAACATGAAGGACAACGGTTTCAACGTCATCATCGGGCAGTCGAAAAAGTACCCGAAGGACTGGGATCGCGCCCGGAAGGACGGGTGGGTGCCCGGGAAGACCCTCTTTACCATCGAAGAGGCCTGCGAGCGGGGGACCATCATCGAGATGCTGGTGTCGGACGCCGCCCAGCGGGCGATCTGGCCCGTGGTCGAGGAGAGGCTGGCCCCGGGCAAGGCTCTCTATTTCTCCCACGGCTTTTCCATCGCCTACAGCAAGCAGACGGGCGTCGTCCCCCCCAAGGACGTCGATGTCATCATGGTGGCCCCCAAGGGGTCCGGGACGTCGCTGCGGCGGAATTTTCTCTCCGGCGCGGGCATCAACTCCAGCTTCGCCGTGGAACAGGACGCCACCGGCCGCGCCCGTGAAAGGTGCATGGCGCTCGGGATCGCGGTGGGATCGGGATATCTCTTCCCGACGACGTTCAAAAAGGAAGTCTTCAGCGACCTGACCGGGGAGCGGGGCATCCTGATGGGCGCGCTGGCGGGGGTGATGGAGGCCCAGTACGACGTGCTCCGGCGCCACGGCCACAGCCCCAGCGAGGCGTTCAACGAAACGGTCGAGGAGCTGACCGAAAGCCTGATCCGCCTGGTCGCCGAAAACGGGATGGACTGGATGTACGCCAACTGCTCCGCCACCGCCCAGCGCGGCGCCCTGGACTGGCTGCCGAAATTCAAGAAGGCGGTGAAGCCCGTCTTCGCGGAACTCTACAAGCGGGTGGCCAGCGGGGAGGAGACCAAACGGGTCCTCCAGTCCTGCGGCAAGGCCGATTACCAGAAGCAGCTGGGCAAGGAACTGAAGGCCATGGCGGACTCCGAGATGTGGCGGGCCGGGAAGGCGACGCGCGCCCTGCGGCCGAAGGAGCCGGCCAAGAAGAACATCGGCGTGGCCAAGGGGACGGTCGGAAGGGCGTCCAACTAG
- a CDS encoding metallophosphoesterase: protein MMPTARRDRQAPDGEDPSAGTRGRAMRMMMMLVFFTLFLATLGLISWYLFIRGLAALPRGSALRRPYIVLFWFLTLSFVGGRVFENLLPSPPATILIWIGSFWLGAVVYLLLAALTVDLLRLVHRFLPFFPAAVTRDLARAKLATLATVLAATALCLAGGYVNSLFPVVRTLDIEVARRCGGMESLDIVAASDIHLGTIVGRARLDGIVDRINRLHPDIVLLPGDIVDEDLAPVIRQDLGAAIENIRSRFGTYAVTGNHEYIGGVEEAAAYLRAHGVTLLRDEKVRIGDAFHLVGREDRSIGRFTGLRRKGLDALMDGIDDGCPVILLDHQPFELEEAARHGVTLQLSGHTHYGQLWPLHLVVRMLYEVPWGYRRSGDTHYYVSCGVGTWGPPLRIGNRPEIVRIRLHFP from the coding sequence ATGATGCCGACGGCCCGCCGTGACCGGCAGGCCCCGGACGGGGAGGACCCTTCCGCCGGAACCCGCGGCCGCGCCATGAGAATGATGATGATGCTCGTTTTCTTCACCCTGTTCCTCGCCACGCTGGGGCTGATCAGCTGGTACCTCTTCATCCGCGGGCTCGCCGCCCTCCCCCGCGGCTCGGCGCTGCGGCGCCCCTACATCGTCCTCTTCTGGTTTCTGACCCTCTCCTTCGTCGGCGGGCGCGTCTTCGAGAACCTCCTCCCTTCCCCGCCGGCCACCATCCTCATCTGGATCGGCTCCTTCTGGCTGGGCGCCGTCGTCTACCTCCTGCTCGCCGCCCTCACTGTCGACCTGCTGCGGCTGGTGCACCGGTTCCTCCCCTTCTTCCCCGCCGCCGTCACGCGCGATCTCGCCCGGGCCAAGCTCGCGACCCTCGCGACGGTCCTGGCGGCGACGGCCCTCTGCCTGGCCGGGGGGTACGTGAACTCGCTCTTCCCGGTGGTCCGGACGCTCGACATCGAGGTGGCGCGCCGGTGCGGGGGGATGGAAAGCCTCGACATCGTGGCCGCGTCCGACATTCACCTGGGAACCATCGTGGGGCGCGCCCGGCTGGACGGCATCGTCGACCGGATCAACCGCCTGCACCCCGATATCGTGCTGCTGCCGGGCGACATCGTGGACGAGGATCTCGCCCCCGTCATCCGGCAGGACCTGGGGGCGGCGATCGAGAACATCCGCTCCCGCTTCGGAACCTACGCCGTGACCGGAAACCACGAATATATCGGGGGGGTGGAGGAAGCCGCCGCCTACCTCCGTGCCCACGGCGTCACCCTGCTGCGGGACGAAAAGGTCCGGATCGGGGACGCGTTCCATCTCGTGGGGCGCGAGGACCGATCGATCGGACGGTTCACCGGGCTGCGCCGGAAGGGGCTCGACGCTCTCATGGACGGGATCGACGACGGCTGCCCCGTCATCCTCCTCGACCACCAGCCCTTCGAACTGGAGGAAGCGGCCAGGCACGGAGTCACGCTCCAGCTCTCGGGGCACACCCACTACGGGCAGCTGTGGCCGCTGCACCTCGTCGTCAGGATGCTGTACGAGGTCCCGTGGGGGTACCGGCGCTCCGGGGACACCCATTATTACGTGTCCTGCGGGGTCGGGACCTGGGGGCCGCCCCTGCGCATCGGGAACCGCCCGGAAATCGTGCGGATCCGGCTCCACTTCCCGTAG
- a CDS encoding citramalate synthase produces the protein MKIFVYDTTLRDGTQGESVAFSVQDKLRVARRLDELGFHYIEGGWPGSNEKDVEFFRIAARQNWRTARIAAFGSTALARNQPSEDPNLEALLEAATPVVTIFGKTWDFHVHAALRIPLARNCELIRASVAYLKSRGREVVFDAEHFFDGFGANPEYALETLRAAAEGGADLITLCDTNGGSLPSRIKEAVGRVQAVVGLPLGIHCHNDSELAVANTLAAVECGAVQVQGTMNGYGERCGNANLCSIIPNLELKMGMTVIGGERLQLLTSASRFVSQIANLRHRKDLAFVGESAFAHKGGVHVSAVIRDAATYEHVVPEKIGNVRRVLVSELSGRSNLLFKAREMKLDIAEHEEKLKPALNRIKKLESQGYEFEAAEASVRVLLETAINGEREFFRIDNFRVFTDMHRSGEVTSEATVKVRVGDQSVHTVAEGDGPVHALDKALRLALNQFFEPLRSVTLIDYKVRVLTGTHGTGSRVRVHIQQTDGEETWTTVGVSENILEASYIALADGIRYKLLQTMG, from the coding sequence GTGAAAATATTCGTTTACGACACCACCCTGAGGGACGGGACCCAGGGCGAAAGCGTGGCCTTCTCGGTGCAGGACAAGCTGAGGGTGGCGCGAAGACTGGACGAACTGGGATTCCACTACATCGAGGGGGGGTGGCCCGGCTCGAACGAAAAGGATGTGGAATTCTTCAGGATCGCCGCCCGCCAGAACTGGCGGACGGCCAGAATCGCCGCCTTCGGCAGCACCGCCCTGGCCCGGAACCAGCCGAGCGAAGACCCCAACCTCGAGGCGCTGCTCGAGGCCGCGACCCCCGTGGTCACCATCTTCGGTAAAACCTGGGACTTCCACGTGCATGCGGCCCTGAGGATCCCCCTGGCCCGGAACTGCGAACTGATCCGCGCCTCGGTCGCCTACCTCAAATCCAGGGGCCGGGAGGTGGTCTTCGACGCCGAACATTTCTTCGACGGCTTCGGCGCCAACCCCGAATACGCGCTGGAGACCCTCCGCGCCGCAGCCGAGGGGGGGGCCGACCTGATCACCCTGTGCGACACCAACGGGGGTTCCCTCCCCTCCCGCATAAAGGAGGCCGTCGGCCGGGTCCAGGCGGTGGTCGGGCTGCCGCTCGGCATCCACTGCCACAACGATTCCGAGCTCGCGGTGGCCAACACCCTCGCCGCGGTGGAATGCGGCGCCGTCCAGGTCCAGGGGACCATGAACGGCTACGGCGAACGGTGCGGGAACGCGAACCTCTGCTCCATCATCCCCAATCTCGAACTGAAGATGGGGATGACCGTCATCGGCGGGGAGCGGCTCCAGCTTCTCACCAGCGCCTCCCGGTTCGTCAGCCAGATCGCCAACCTGCGGCACCGCAAGGATCTCGCCTTCGTCGGGGAGAGCGCCTTCGCCCACAAGGGGGGGGTCCACGTCAGCGCCGTCATCCGGGATGCCGCCACCTACGAGCATGTGGTCCCGGAAAAAATCGGGAACGTGCGCCGCGTCCTGGTCTCGGAACTCTCCGGCAGGAGCAACCTCCTGTTCAAGGCCCGGGAGATGAAGCTGGACATCGCCGAACATGAGGAGAAGCTGAAACCCGCCCTCAACCGGATCAAGAAACTGGAGAGCCAGGGATACGAATTCGAGGCGGCGGAGGCTTCCGTGCGCGTGCTGCTGGAAACGGCCATCAACGGCGAACGGGAGTTCTTCAGGATCGACAATTTCCGCGTGTTCACCGACATGCACCGGAGCGGGGAGGTGACGTCCGAGGCCACGGTCAAGGTGCGCGTGGGGGATCAGTCCGTGCACACGGTGGCCGAGGGGGACGGCCCCGTGCACGCCCTGGACAAGGCCCTGCGCCTCGCCCTGAACCAGTTCTTCGAACCGCTGCGTTCGGTCACGCTCATCGACTACAAGGTCCGGGTCCTGACCGGGACGCACGGCACGGGCTCGCGGGTGCGCGTGCACATCCAGCAGACGGACGGGGAGGAAACCTGGACGACCGTGGGGGTGTCGGAAAACATCCTGGAAGCGAGCTATATCGCCCTGGCCGACGGGATCCGTTACAAACTGCTGCAGACGATGGGCTGA
- a CDS encoding TolC family protein, giving the protein MMSVLVRLFGRPARVALLLGVLPAAAPAEEPASDLSRNTEWFPRVYRPYVMRPIPEPEFANPEGLPRPGEGGTLRLSLDRLETSVRENNLDILFSRNAARYAETDTLRVKGGGAPRGGAGVQIPSGLFAGAIGAGVGGAGGLGGFGGVGGITGGARQVFGFPRGSYDPTLALGFSVDRTTSPLNSVVVSGIPEVSTRSTALLARYSQAFTTGSSLSVSFNNMRQSSTQRFLLYNPAVVSQLSVSVTQQLLSGSGRRIGRRFLDVVKNEKAVMKEGVRLQVSTTLARAQGAYWDLVAARESLRVAEQSLAVAERLLGDTRIKDEFGAASGLDVVTAESEVAARRRDLVTARTTLEMREMDLKNLVSRDPGQWDSVRIEPSAALPDPRDGDIPVLDEALELAMRHRPEILQAETGLRTQEIAVRYGKDLLRPSLLVFANFNSSGLYGDRRIPDIDGVPVLYPGGLSQALRQVRGWTYPEYAVGFSFSINIRNRAAEADYYRARREKAQNETALERTRNAIALEVRRVLIDLAQSRARVEAALEAERLSGDVLAAEEARLEEGAAVPYDVIRRQREHRAARLAAVEARAAYAKALVELKRATGTLD; this is encoded by the coding sequence GTGATGTCGGTCCTCGTGCGCCTCTTCGGCCGCCCGGCGCGGGTGGCGCTGCTCCTCGGCGTCCTCCCGGCGGCCGCCCCGGCGGAGGAGCCCGCGAGCGACCTTTCCCGGAACACGGAGTGGTTCCCGAGGGTCTACCGGCCCTACGTCATGCGGCCGATTCCGGAGCCGGAGTTCGCCAACCCCGAAGGGCTGCCGCGGCCCGGAGAGGGGGGGACGCTGCGCCTTTCCCTGGACCGGCTCGAAACGTCGGTCAGGGAGAACAACCTGGACATCCTCTTCTCCAGGAACGCGGCCCGGTACGCCGAGACCGACACGCTGCGGGTCAAGGGGGGCGGGGCGCCCCGCGGCGGGGCCGGGGTCCAGATCCCAAGCGGTCTTTTTGCCGGGGCGATCGGGGCCGGGGTCGGGGGCGCCGGGGGCCTGGGGGGATTCGGAGGGGTGGGCGGCATTACGGGGGGCGCCCGCCAGGTCTTCGGCTTCCCGCGCGGCAGCTACGATCCGACCCTGGCCCTCGGGTTCAGCGTCGACCGCACGACCAGCCCGCTGAATTCGGTCGTCGTCTCCGGCATCCCCGAGGTTTCGACCCGCTCGACCGCGCTGCTGGCGCGCTACTCGCAGGCCTTCACCACGGGGAGCAGCCTCAGCGTCTCCTTCAACAACATGCGCCAGAGTTCGACCCAGCGTTTCCTCCTCTACAACCCCGCCGTCGTTTCCCAGCTGTCCGTCAGCGTGACGCAGCAGCTGCTGAGCGGGTCCGGCCGGCGCATCGGCCGGCGTTTCCTCGATGTCGTGAAAAACGAGAAGGCCGTCATGAAGGAAGGGGTGCGGCTCCAGGTCAGCACCACCCTGGCCCGGGCACAGGGGGCCTACTGGGACCTGGTCGCCGCGCGGGAGAGCCTCCGGGTTGCCGAGCAGTCCCTGGCCGTGGCCGAGCGTCTGCTCGGGGACACCCGGATCAAGGACGAATTCGGGGCGGCGTCGGGGCTGGACGTGGTGACGGCGGAAAGCGAGGTGGCCGCGCGCCGGCGCGACCTGGTGACGGCCCGCACGACGCTCGAGATGCGGGAGATGGACCTGAAGAACCTGGTCAGCCGGGACCCCGGCCAGTGGGACTCCGTGCGCATCGAGCCCTCCGCCGCCCTCCCCGATCCGCGGGACGGGGACATCCCGGTACTGGACGAGGCGCTCGAACTGGCCATGCGCCACCGGCCGGAAATCCTGCAGGCCGAGACCGGCCTCCGCACCCAGGAAATCGCCGTCCGCTACGGCAAGGACCTCCTCCGGCCGAGCCTCCTGGTCTTCGCGAACTTCAACAGCTCCGGCCTCTACGGCGACCGGAGGATCCCCGATATCGACGGGGTCCCGGTACTCTACCCGGGGGGGCTGTCCCAGGCGCTCAGGCAGGTACGCGGCTGGACCTACCCCGAATACGCCGTCGGGTTCTCCTTTTCCATCAACATCCGGAACCGGGCGGCCGAGGCGGACTATTACCGGGCCCGGCGGGAGAAGGCCCAGAACGAGACGGCGCTCGAGCGTACGCGCAACGCCATCGCCCTGGAAGTGCGCCGGGTGCTGATCGATTTGGCCCAGTCCCGGGCCCGGGTCGAGGCCGCCCTCGAGGCGGAGCGGCTGAGCGGGGATGTGCTGGCGGCCGAGGAGGCGCGGCTCGAGGAAGGGGCGGCGGTGCCTTACGACGTCATTCGACGTCAGCGGGAGCACCGCGCCGCCCGGCTGGCCGCCGTCGAGGCCCGGGCCGCCTATGCCAAGGCCCTGGTGGAACTGAAACGAGCGACCGGAACCCTGGACTGA
- a CDS encoding TolC family protein encodes MIERFRRPALVAALALVWMPPRAPLGAQPAPERFSFSGAEGENTGARANPLGIFRARPVSAPVLENSPRIEGLMRDGSLELTLSDALALALENSLDIAVQRFVPEYSATDLLRSRAGQSPRGFTGGSTPGGLTSGALGAGISGSGAGSGVGSAGGITGGGGSVQVGSAGNFDPTLSVNFSYDHVTSPLNSSVVSGIYNVTGKNAAFSASYAQLFGLGTSYSLTLTGQRQSSTQRNLLYNPASVTRFAVGVNQPLLNGFGRLPNERYIMVARNNTRVAENVFRLQLIATVVAVENAYWDLAALEESVKVAEQSLAVAQRLLEDNRIRLDVGTMSPLDVTSAESEVAARTRDLTVARTNLQFQEATLKNMLVKRVTPELDAARVVLRDRMPQHGDPDIPDVKDALAVALEKRLELEQADINLKNQDISVRFTRNALKPSLAVFGFYAGAGLQGTSVESESGLIDAFSQSFRGTYPEYAGGFSLNIPLRNRTAQADNLRSQLERNQLLISRQRSRNSIELEVRKAVIGLIQGKAQVEAARKASELAREIWEGEKIRLEAGASTSYQVILRERDYTAARQAEVAAQIAWVKAMVEMDRARGLVLDRNGIEYAEALRGEISRAPLTPFTPSGAREVE; translated from the coding sequence ATGATTGAGAGATTCCGTCGGCCGGCGCTCGTGGCGGCGCTCGCCCTGGTCTGGATGCCGCCCCGGGCGCCCCTCGGCGCCCAGCCCGCTCCGGAACGGTTTTCCTTTTCCGGGGCCGAAGGGGAGAATACGGGAGCCCGTGCCAACCCCCTGGGGATTTTTCGTGCGCGTCCCGTTTCCGCCCCGGTCCTGGAAAATTCCCCGCGGATCGAGGGGCTGATGCGTGACGGGTCGCTCGAGCTGACCCTGTCCGACGCGCTCGCGCTGGCGCTCGAGAACAGTCTCGACATCGCCGTGCAGCGCTTCGTACCGGAGTACTCCGCCACCGACCTGCTGCGGAGCAGGGCGGGGCAGTCGCCGCGCGGGTTTACGGGGGGATCGACCCCCGGGGGATTGACCTCGGGCGCCCTGGGCGCCGGGATCAGCGGCTCGGGGGCGGGGTCCGGAGTGGGGAGCGCCGGGGGGATCACCGGGGGCGGCGGGTCGGTCCAGGTCGGCTCGGCGGGGAATTTCGACCCGACCCTGAGCGTGAATTTCAGCTACGACCACGTGACCTCGCCCCTGAATTCGAGCGTCGTTTCCGGGATCTACAACGTGACCGGGAAGAACGCGGCCTTCAGTGCCAGCTACGCGCAGCTCTTCGGCCTGGGCACCAGCTATTCCCTGACCCTGACGGGCCAGCGCCAGAGTTCGACCCAGCGCAACCTGCTCTACAATCCGGCCTCCGTCACCCGCTTCGCGGTGGGGGTCAACCAGCCGCTCCTGAACGGGTTCGGGCGGCTGCCCAACGAACGCTACATCATGGTGGCCCGCAACAACACCCGCGTGGCCGAAAACGTGTTCCGGCTCCAGCTCATCGCCACGGTGGTCGCGGTGGAGAACGCCTACTGGGACCTGGCGGCCCTCGAGGAGAGCGTGAAGGTGGCGGAACAGTCCCTGGCGGTGGCCCAACGGCTCCTCGAAGACAACCGGATACGGCTGGATGTCGGCACCATGTCGCCCCTCGACGTGACCTCCGCGGAGTCCGAGGTCGCCGCCCGGACGCGCGACCTGACCGTGGCCCGGACGAACCTCCAGTTCCAGGAGGCCACGCTCAAGAACATGCTGGTGAAACGGGTCACCCCGGAACTGGACGCCGCCCGGGTCGTGCTCCGCGACCGCATGCCGCAGCATGGCGACCCGGACATCCCCGACGTGAAGGACGCGCTCGCCGTCGCCCTCGAGAAGCGGCTCGAGCTCGAGCAGGCGGACATCAACCTCAAAAACCAGGATATCTCCGTCCGCTTCACCCGGAACGCGCTCAAGCCCAGCCTGGCCGTTTTCGGCTTCTATGCCGGGGCCGGACTCCAGGGGACCTCCGTGGAGTCCGAGTCGGGCCTCATCGACGCCTTCTCCCAGAGCTTCCGGGGCACGTACCCGGAATATGCCGGGGGGTTCAGCCTGAACATCCCGCTGCGCAACCGCACGGCGCAGGCGGATAACCTCCGTTCGCAGCTCGAGCGGAACCAGCTGCTGATCAGCCGGCAGCGCTCCCGCAACTCCATCGAACTGGAGGTGCGCAAGGCCGTCATCGGGCTGATCCAGGGGAAGGCCCAGGTCGAGGCCGCGCGCAAGGCGTCCGAACTGGCGCGTGAAATCTGGGAGGGGGAGAAGATACGGCTGGAGGCGGGAGCCTCCACCTCCTACCAGGTGATTCTGCGGGAACGGGATTACACCGCGGCGCGGCAGGCGGAGGTCGCCGCGCAGATCGCGTGGGTGAAGGCCATGGTGGAAATGGACCGCGCCCGCGGGCTGGTCCTGGACCGCAACGGGATCGAGTACGCCGAGGCGCTCCGCGGCGAGATCTCGCGGGCTCCCCTGACCCCCTTCACCCCTTCCGGCGCCCGGGAGGTCGAGTGA
- a CDS encoding PilZ domain-containing protein translates to MNRRTRTRFKTDLTVNVTCVDPPGSTGRARLSDLSVHGLSLILGEALPEGALVRVDWGDVTFTGELVYCKPQAGGFVVGLKVEDPVYETARKCAMQ, encoded by the coding sequence ATGAACAGACGAACCCGGACGCGCTTCAAAACGGACCTGACGGTGAATGTGACCTGCGTGGACCCTCCCGGTTCCACCGGCCGTGCGCGCCTGTCGGACCTGTCGGTCCACGGTCTCAGTCTCATCCTGGGCGAGGCTCTTCCCGAGGGCGCCCTGGTCAGGGTGGATTGGGGCGACGTTACCTTCACCGGGGAGCTGGTGTACTGCAAGCCCCAGGCCGGGGGGTTCGTGGTCGGGCTGAAGGTGGAGGATCCTGTCTACGAGACGGCGCGCAAATGCGCCATGCAGTAA
- a CDS encoding 4Fe-4S binding protein: MELITIDEDRCRKDGFCAWECPSAIIELPGDGWPRIKPGQEEGCMDCGHCVAVCPHDALRHERIPRAGSPALRDDLRIGEAQAAQFLRARRSIRHFAERPVEKDKILKLIETARYAPTGGNRQEVEWLVLDDGPRLREIGALTVAWLRKVVEDPRAVAAAPYLLPTIAAWDAGEDTVLRGAPALVVAMAPAEVMTGTVDVTIAQAYLDLYAPVLGLGTCWAGLLQGAMANAPETRAAVGIPEGYPHHYALMLGYPDVRFFRTPERKAPRITFA, translated from the coding sequence ATGGAACTCATAACCATCGATGAAGACAGGTGCCGGAAGGACGGCTTCTGCGCGTGGGAATGCCCGTCGGCCATAATCGAGCTTCCGGGGGACGGGTGGCCCCGCATCAAGCCCGGCCAGGAGGAGGGGTGCATGGATTGCGGCCATTGCGTGGCCGTCTGCCCCCACGACGCGCTCCGTCACGAGCGGATCCCGCGGGCGGGCTCCCCGGCCCTGCGGGACGATCTCCGCATCGGCGAAGCCCAGGCGGCGCAGTTCCTGCGTGCCCGCCGGTCGATCCGCCACTTCGCCGAGAGGCCGGTGGAAAAGGATAAGATCCTGAAGCTCATCGAGACGGCGCGTTACGCGCCCACCGGAGGGAACAGGCAGGAGGTGGAGTGGCTCGTGCTCGACGACGGGCCCCGGCTCCGCGAGATCGGGGCGCTCACCGTGGCCTGGCTCCGCAAGGTGGTCGAGGACCCGCGCGCCGTCGCCGCCGCCCCCTACCTGCTGCCGACCATCGCCGCCTGGGATGCGGGGGAGGACACGGTGCTCCGGGGCGCCCCGGCGCTGGTGGTCGCCATGGCGCCGGCGGAAGTGATGACGGGGACGGTCGACGTGACGATCGCCCAGGCCTACCTCGATCTCTACGCTCCCGTCCTGGGGCTGGGGACCTGCTGGGCGGGCCTGCTCCAGGGGGCCATGGCGAACGCCCCGGAAACCAGGGCGGCCGTGGGCATTCCCGAGGGCTATCCCCACCACTACGCCCTGATGCTGGGGTACCCGGACGTCAGGTTCTTCCGCACCCCGGAGCGGAAAGCGCCCAGGATCACCTTCGCGTAG